One Drosophila willistoni isolate 14030-0811.24 chromosome 2R unlocalized genomic scaffold, UCI_dwil_1.1 Seg167, whole genome shotgun sequence DNA segment encodes these proteins:
- the LOC6642816 gene encoding cohesin subunit SA-2 — MSNEASDISVTDDDIIIEDVETAEDDDELSDAFESRNSEDLDRSHDVGLESDVDGDEIGQSASGNSKSLFKQALNKSLRNEDIVANWITHYESDPNNALVAFLEFVIEASGSHYKMPEDTVLILESYTDILIAGTTHFCNSSIYPLTKKSGSEFMRILEKFVKCFFMTLDATTIINDDVFLGHVTGFIMACSQSKVRPFRHTSTLIGLKILTILNDLTGIEFEKRKALWLKMFECVFRGRSRDVVNNIRYLCITECFVWLESYPKSFLKPMNIDYIFQALRDECGKVKECAIKALHVLYAKSAMRKDCLEVSKNFINDLLAIIHEKENELGENAIKLLEKFCRSSSHMLDESQYLLMEPLIFAANRGLAQAAAKMFQYRRLMDENYPPERHICIFIEFFHEFGQHEHAAYLVDAFIDFNASILDWSIMVQMLIQQPSAMEAPAISTLIEILTRGVEQAVTGKIPAGRYTKTLERKPKANAQTLATKVLAPVMTQLLAKHGSRSENLVNLLQLPQYINILHYEINDNREQLDQLMELIEQIIFHNENISVLRVAAATLECIYQIPYTTAHSKELLTKTVNNYESAYLSWENSSQSPQRLLISLRVLSSLYGYFDLKDWNIADTVCVRLQNQNLPDEAVELHLELGFISLSWDLKTVNSLALDNVDVEDLCIGLKENLNAFFYASLTVIENNSNLTITANAFAFSCDLLVLFGDQLRQNTNQSIRSLQYQSTVNEFEFFDSFVTRNVFHELPTQDSFDDLQTKRRILGGYCKLVSFNLMPTMRASIIFQHYHRFFEFFGDILNATMEHASKINIINYGMTILHTCLCVYKKIKEANDGVSSHITQSTEFIELIQLARRLADTFNLNLLKNRSGVVTLHRAGILFVSEIAPDRPTAAPDNLPFLRILEEFVPQLLSQDKLDILNFLECIEEPALPSCSPEDWQPLTNYRMALEMALKKSCRRREFNERITMGQVE, encoded by the exons ATGAGCAACGAAGCAAGTGATATATCGGTGACTGATGATGATATTATCATTGAGGATGTGGAAACGGCCGAGGACGACGACGAGCTCAGCGATGCCTTTGAAAGTCGCAATAGTGAAGACTTAGATCGGAGCCATGATGTTGGCCTGGAGTCAGATGTGGATGGAGATGAGATTGGTCAGTCGGCAAGCGGCAACAGCAAGAGCCTTTTCAAGCAAGCCTTAAATAAAAGTCTGCGTAATGAG GACATTGTTGCCAATTGGATAACTCATTATGAGAGTGATCCCAATAATGCTTTAGTCGCCTTTCTGGAATTCGTGATCGAGGCCAGTGGCAGTCACTATAAAATGCCCGAGGATACCGTCTTAATACTGGAATCGTACACGGATATATTAATAGCCGGAACGACACACTTTTGTAAT TCTAGTATCTATCCTTTGACGAAGAAATCAGGTTCTGAATTTATGAGAATTTTGGAGAAATTTGTGAAATGCTTTTTTATGACACTAGATGCCACGACTATTATTAATGATGATGTATTTCTTGGCCATGTGACTGGCTTTATAATGGCATGTTCACAATCCAAGGTACGTCCTTTCAGGCATACGAGCACCTTGATAG GTTTGAAAATCTTGACAATATTGAATGATCTAACTGGCATAGAATTTGAGAAACGCAAGGCCCTCTGGCTAAAGATGTTTGAATGCGTCTTTCGGGGGCGTTCACGAGATGTGGTCAATAATATACGTTATCTCTGCATAACCGAATGCTTCGTGTGGCTCGAAAGTTATCCTAAATCTTTTCTAAAGCCTATGAATATTGACTACATATTTCAAGCACTTCGAGATGAGTGCGGCAAAGTTAAAGAATGTGCTATAAAGGCCCTACATGTGCTCTATGCTAAGAGTGCTATGCGTAAAGATTGTTTGGAAGTAAGCAAGAATTTTATCAACGACTTATTGGCCATAATTCATGAAAAGGAGAATGAATTGGGCGAAAATGCGATCAAATTGTTAGAGAAATTCTGTAGGTCTTCATCGCATATGCTGGACGAATCGCAATATCTGCTTATGGAGCCGCTTATATTCGCCGCCAATCGTGGTCTCGCTCAGGCTGCagcgaaaatgtttcaatatcGTCGGCTTATGGATGAAAATTATCCACCGGAACGtcatatatgcatatttattgAATTCTTTCATGAATTTGGCCAACACGAGCACGCTGCATATTTGGTAGATGCTTTCATTGATTTCAATGCCAGCATTCTAGATTGGTCCATTATGGTTCAGATGTTAATTCAACAACCCAGTGCAATGGAAGCACCTGCCATATCGACGCTTATCGAGATTCTAACACGCGGTGTCGAACAAGCCGTAACAGGAAAGATACCAGCTGGACGATATACCAAGACTTTGGAGAGAAAACCCAAAGCAAATGCTCAGACCTTAGCCACTAAAGTTCTGGCCCCAGTAATGACTCAATTACTTGCCAAACATGGCAGTCGCAGTGAGAATCTTGTAAATCTATTGCAACTTCCTCAATATATCAATATTTTGCACTATGAAATTAACGATAATCGAGAGCAACTTGATCAACTGATGGAGTTAATAGAGCAAATCATATTTcataatgaaaatatatcCGTTTTACGCGTGGCTGCTGCAACTCTGGAATGTATCTATCAAATACCCTATACGACGGCACATAGCAAGGAGTTGCTTACGAAGACCGTCAACAATTACGAAAGTGCATATCTATCTTGGGAGAATTCCAGTCAGAGTCCACAACGTCTGCTGATCTCACTACGTGTTCTGTCCTCTTTGTATGGTTATTTTGATCTGAAGGACTGGAATATTGCTGATACCGTTTGCGTACGACTGCAGAATCAAAACCTACCCGATGAAGCTGTAGAACTTCATTTGGAACTTGGCTTTATCAGTCTCAGTTGGGACCTAAAGACCGTCAATTCGTTGGCATTAGATAATGTGGACGTAGAAGACTTGTGTATTGGCttgaaagaaaatttaaatgcatttttctaTGCCTCATTAACGGTGATAGAAAACAATTCGAATCTAACCATTACTGCTAAT GCTTTTGCTTTTTCCTGCGACTTGTTAGTTCTATTTGGTGATCAATTGCGTCAGAATACTAATCAATCGATTCGTTCCTTGCAATATCAATCGACTGTCAATGAGTTTGAGTTCTTTGATAGCTTTGTAACGCGAAATGTATTTCACGAATTGCCTACACAGGATTCGTTTGATGATCTGCAGACAAAGAGGCGCATATTGGGTGGATACTGCAAACTTGTGTCCTTTAATTTAATGCCCACAATGCGGGCTAGCATAATATTTCAGCACTATCATCGG TTTTTTGAGTTCTTTGGCGATATCTTGAATGCAACCATGGAACATGCctcaaaaattaatattattaactaTGGCATGACAATATTGCATACTTGTCTTTGTGTCTACAAAAAGATAAAGGAAGCAAATGATGGAGTTTCTAGTCACATCACACAGTCAACTGAATTCATAGAGTTGATTCAATTGGCCAGGCGGTTGGCCGACACATTTAATTTGAATCTCTTAAAGAATCGCTCTGGTGTTGTCACACTTCATCGCGCTGGCATATTATTTGTCTCGGAAATCGCACCCGATAGGCCAACTGCTGCTCCCGATAATTTACCATTTTTACGTATTTTGGAAGAATTCGTTCCCCAACTTTTGTCCCAGGATAAATTAgatattttaaactttttggAATGCATTGAAGAACCGGCATTGCCATCATGTAGTCCTGAGGATTGGCAACCTCTAACAAACTATCGCATGGCTCTGGAAATGGCCCTGAAAAAAAGTTGTCGTC GTCGCGAGTTTAATGAACGAATAACAATGGGACAAgttgaataa